One Brassica napus cultivar Da-Ae chromosome A5, Da-Ae, whole genome shotgun sequence DNA window includes the following coding sequences:
- the LOC125609166 gene encoding probable inactive leucine-rich repeat receptor-like protein kinase At3g03770, translating to MIFCVAMEKQLCGLPLLLLVLLLSSIDGTTQLQSSQSQTLLRLQQLLYYPKVLTSWNNFTDFCNSEPNSSLTVVCYEDTLTQLHITGDRRGHMLPKSFSIDSFVTTLAKLPDVKVLTLVSLGLWGRLPEKINRLSSLEILNVSSNFLFGSLPHELSSLASLQTLILDENMFSGLVPDWIGSLPSLAVLSLRKNAFNGSLPSSLSTLSGLRVLALANNRFSGALPDLSRLTNLQVLDLESNSFGPMFPRLSHKLVTLFFFFFFE from the coding sequence ATGATCTTTTGTGTGGCTATGGAGAAACAATTGTGTGGCTTGCCTTTACTTCTTCTGGTTCTGCTTTTATCCTCCATTGATGGAACAACACAGCTTCAATCATCTCAATCTCAAACCCTCTTGAGACTTCAACAGCTTCTCTACTaccccaaagtcttaaccagcTGGAACAACTTCACAGACTTCTGCAACTCCGAACCAAACTCCTCCCTAACCGTTGTGTGCTACGAAGATACTCTAACGCAGCTTCACATCACAGGAGACAGAAGAGGCCACATGTtaccaaagagtttctcaatAGACTCGTTTGTCACTACTCTTGCTAAGCTCCCTGATGTCAAAGTCCTCACCCTTGTCTCCCTCGGGTTATGGGGTCGGTTGCCTGAGAAAATCAACCGTTTGTCCTCATTGGAGATTCTCAATGTGAGTTCTAACTTCCTCTTTGGATCTCTACCACATGAACTCTCCTCGCTTGCTAGCCTTCAGACACTTATACTCGATGAGAATATGTTCTCTGGTCTTGTACCGGACTGGATTGGTTCTTTACCGAGTTTAGCTGTGCTGAGTCTAAGAAAAAACGCATTCAACGGATCATTACCTTCTTCATTGAGTACCTTGTCAGGTCTTAGAGTTCTTGCTCTAGCTAATAACCGGTTTAGTGGAGCTTTACCTGATCTAAGCCGTTTGACAAACCTTCAAGTGCTTGATCTTGAATCAAACTCTTTCGGACCGATGTTTCCTAGGCTAAGTCACAAGTTggttactcttttttttttttttttttttgaatga
- the LOC106418132 gene encoding probable inactive leucine-rich repeat receptor-like protein kinase At3g03770, translated as MFRSAVSSQEVSSLYQLQRLDLSFNTFVGPFPTCLMSLPAITYLNISHNKLTGRLSTNLSCNSQLISVDLSSNLLTGSLPDCLKPSSKTSRDVVYGGNCLATENEDQRPVSFCSNEALAVGILPQRRKRVSKLGIALGVTGGVLGLFLLAGAVFLVLRRVSAKRKATEASPRLIKENVSMGYTSKLLSDARYISQTMKLGALGLPAYRTFSLEELEYATNNFESSAFMGEGYQGQIYRGRLKDGSFVAIRCLKMKKSCSTQNLMHHIELIAKLRHRHLVSVLGHCFECYLDDSTVSRMFFVFEYVPNGELRSWISDGNVGRLLTWEQRISVAIGVAKGIQFLHTGIVPGVYDNNLRITDVLLDNNLAAKISSYNLPLFVEGLGKVGQVVSRKGTPSIKDEDKVDIYDFGVILLELIVGRPLRGKGQVDVLKEQLQASISTDDGARRSMVDPTVHRTCSDQSLKTMMEICVRCLLKDPLERPSIEDVLWNLQFASQVQEGWLHNSNPPSIRGSPSPAASSRLHITTLESPRDSGYEEHER; from the exons ATGTTTAGATCCGCCGTATCATctcaagaagtgagttcttTGTATCAGCTTCAACGTTTGGATCTTTCATTCAACACATTCGTTGGTCCCTTTCCTACTTGCTTGATGTCTCTCCCAGCTATTACTTACTTGAACATTTCACACAACAAACTCACCGGGCGGCTTTCGACAAATCTCTCTTGCAACTCACAGCTGATCTCTGTTGATCTATCATCAAATCTTCTTACCGGAAGCTTGCCTGATTGTCTTAAACCGAGCTCAAAAACTAGCAGAGATGTTGTCTATGGAGGTAACTGTCTGGCTACTGAAAATGAAGACCAGCGTCCAGTTTCATTTTGTAGCAATGAAGCTCTTGCTGTTGGGATCTTACCACAGAGGAGGAAAAGAGTTTCCAAGTTAGGTATTGCCTTAGGTGTAACAGGAGGCGTCCTAGGGTTGTTTCTCCTCGCTGGTGCAGTGTTTTTAGTGCTTAGGAGAGTTAGTGCTAAGAGGAAAGCAACAGAAGCTTCTCCAAGATTGATCAAAGAGAATGTTTCAATGGGATACACATCAAAACTACTCTCAGATGCaa GGTATATCTCTCAAACAATGAAGCTAGGAGCGCTTGGTCTTCCAGCTTACAGGACATTCTCACTGGAAGAGCTTGAGTATGCTACAAACAACTTTGAATCATCTGCTTTCATGGGTGAAGGTTATCAAGGACAG ATTTATAGAGGGAGGTTGAAGGATGGATCATTTGTGGCGATTAGATGTTTGAAAATGAAGAAAAGTTGCAGCACTCAAAACCTGATGCATCACATAGAGCTCATTGCTAAGCTGAGGCACCGTCACTTGGTCAGTGTGCTAGGGCATTGCTTTGAGTGCTACTTAGATGATTCAACCGTCAGTAGAATGTTCTTTGTCTTTGAGTATGTCCCAAATGGTGAACTCAGGAGCTGGATCTCTG ATGGGAATGTGGGAAGATTGCTTACTTGGGAGCAACGCATAAGTGTAGCGATTGGTGTAGCAAAAGGGATCCAGTTCTTGCATACTGGTATTGTCCCTGGTGTTTATGATAACAACCTGAGGATAACAGATGTTTTGCTTGACAATAATCTTGCTGCAAAAATCAGTAGCTATAACCTTCCTTTATTTGTGGAAGGTCTTGGAAAG GTGGGACAAGTTGTATCAAGAAAAGGAACTCCAAG CATCAAAGATGAAGATAAAGTAGATATCTATGACTTTGGAGTGATCTTGCTTGAACTTATAGTGGGAAGACCATTGAGAGGAAAGGGTCAAGTAGATGTTCTAAAAGAGCAG TTACAAGCAAGCATCTCAACGGATGATGGAGCGCGTAGGAGCATGGTGGATCCAACGGTCCACAGAACATGTTCAGACCAATCACTCAAGACAATGATGGAGATATGCGTAAGGTGCCTCCTCAAAGACCCTCTAGAACGGCCTTCCATTGAAGATGTTCTTTGGAATCTTCAGTTTGCTTCTCAAGTCCAAGAAGGTTGGCTACATAACAGCAATCCTCCGAGCATTCGCGGCTCGCCTTCTCCTGCAGCTTCCTCTCGTTTGCACATAACAACACTCGAATCACCACGAGACTCAG GATATGAAGAGCATGAGAGGTAG
- the LOC111212671 gene encoding histone-lysine N-methyltransferase SUVR3-like has product MEKQSLPKKPRRLGESQLTLPVTDNQFLRCADLILPWLNAPELAAVSLTCKASSFISRSITLRRSLDAARSLENLPVPFLNAVDSKRYADFAYTPFQIPASSSPQPRQRWGGGASDAPASQFEMNVVGESMCGCECERCEEGYCQCLALAAGAEIVNECGSGCGCGSDCPNRVTQKGVLVRLKIVRDEKKGWCLCSDQLIKKDQFICEYAGELLTTAEARRRQTIYDKLRSTQQSFSSALLVIREHLPSGQACLRINIDATRIGNVARFINHSCDGGNLSTVLLRSSGALLPRLCFFAARDIAAGEELSFSYGDVRLTPGESAENKLNCSCGSSCCFGTLPCENT; this is encoded by the exons ATGGAGAAACAGTCACTCCCGAAGAAGCCTCGCCGTCTCGGAGAATCTCAGCTCACTCTTCCGGTCACTGATAATCAGTTCCTCCGATGCGCCGACTTAATTCTCCCCTGGCTAAACGCCCCAGAGCTCGCCGCCGTCTCTCTAACCTGTAAAGCCTCATCCTTTATCTCCAGATCCATCACTCTCCGTCGATCCCTCGACGCTGCACGTTCCCTCGAGAACCTCCCCGTCCCGTTTCTCAACGCCGTGGATTCCAAACGCTACGCTGACTTTGCGTACACGCCTTTTCAGATCCCCGCTTCCTCCTCTCCTCAGCCTCGGCAGCGGTGGGGAGGAGGAGCTAGCGATGCTCCGGCGAGTCAGTTTGAGATGAATGTGGTTGGAGAGAGTATGTGTGGATGTGAGTGCGAGAGGTGTGAGGAAGGATACTGTCAGTGCTTAGCACTCGCGGCAGGCGCGGAGATAGTTAATGAATGTGGTTCGGGTTGTGGTTGCGGGTCGGATTGTCCGAACCGGGTGACTCAAAAGGgggttttggttcggttgaAGATTGTTAGAGATGAGAAGAAAGGTTGGTGCTTGTGCTCTGATCAGTTAATCAAGAAAGACCAATTCATCTGCGAATATGCAG GTGAGCTGTTGACAACAGCCGAGGCACGTAGACGTCAAACTATCTACGACAAACTCAGGTCAACACAACAATCCTTCTCCTCAGCTCTCCTAGTCATACGAGAGCACCTACCTTCAGGACAAGCTTGCTTGAGAATAAACATCGACGCCACAAGAATCGGGAACGTTGCTAGGTTCATTAACCATTCTTGCGACGGCGGAAACCTCTCCACCGTACTACTGAGAAGCTCGGGGGCTTTGCTTCCTCGCCTCTGTTTCTTTGCGGCGAGGGACATAGCTGCAGGTGAGGAGTTGAGTTTCAGTTATGGAGATGTACGTCTCACTCCAGGGGAGAGCGCAGAGAACAAGTTGAATTGCTCTTGTGGAAGTTCATGCTGTTTTGGAACATTGCCTTGTGAGAACACCTGA
- the LOC106418133 gene encoding cationic amino acid transporter 4, vacuolar, which produces MPSSSSKRIFVLTKNKRPNKEYLWIFVFLSENIFGLKSSKKITKFYLTFFRNLCFLPFSQKVRIVHASQSISYTSSGLRHLFKEIIKVLTFVFWKFKSFADMNENGGSSKKCSWGFNSLVRRKQVDSAHLKNDHGHHQLAKKLTAFDLVAIGVGTTIGAGVYILVGTVAREHTGPALAVSFFIAGVAAALSACCYAELASRCPSAGSAYHYAYICLGEGIAWLVGWALVLDYTIGGSAIARGISPNLASFFGGLDKLPVFLARQTIPGLGIVVDPCAALLIMIVTILLCFGIKESSLVQAIVTSVNVCTLVFIIVVGGYTAFKTGWVGYDLSSGFFPFGLKGILAGAAVVFFSYIGFDTVTSTAEEVKNPQRDLPLGIGIALLICCILYMLLSVVIVGLVPYYTLDPDTPISSAFGDSGMQWAAYILTTGAITALCASLLGSLLAQPRIFMAMARDGLLPAFFAEIDPRTQVPVKNTIVIGVLAASLAFFMDVSQLSEMVSVGTLMAFTSVAVCVLVLRYVPPYGVPLPSSSQTWTDADESRLQTERFLVDATESSDSPLLGVKTARDEKYFGKRRKIAAWSIVLVCIGVLGLSSAASAERLPSFPRFTMCGVSAAILLGSLITLCCIDEDDERHNFGHQGGFLCPFVPYLPVLCILINTYLIINIGVGTWIRVLIWLLVGSMIYLFYGRSHSLLNNADYVPTTCTEKTTDHHP; this is translated from the exons ATGCCCTCATCATCATCCAAAAGAATCTTTGTCTTGACAAAAAACAAGAGACCAAACAAAGAATATCtttggatttttgtttttctgtcAGAGAATATCTTTGgattaaaatcatctaaaaaaatcacaaaattttatctGACATTCTTCAGGAATCTTTGTTTTCTACCATTTTCTCAAAAAGTTAGAATCGTGCACGCCTCTCAAAGTATCTCCTATACCTCATCTGGATTGAGACATCTTTTCAAGGAGATAATAAAggttttaacttttgttttctgGAAATTCAAATCCTTTGCTGACATGAACGAGAACGGTGGCTCAAGCAAAAAATGTTCATGGGGTTTCAATAGTCTTGTGAGAAGGAAACAAGTTGATTCTGCTCATCTCAAAAACGACCACGGACATCATCAGCTTGCCAAGAAATTAACAGCTTTTGATCTTGTCGCTATTG GAGTTGGAACAACAATAGGAGCAGGAGTGTACATTCTTGTGGGAACAGTAGCTAGAGAACACACAGGACCTGCTCTTGCTGTTTCCTTCTTCATCGCTGGAGTAGCAGCTGCTCTCTCCGCTTGTTGTTACGCTGAGCTTGCTTCTCGTTGTCCATCTGCTGGCAGTGCTTATCATTATGCTTACATATGTCTCGGAGAAGG GATTGCTTGGTTGGTTGGTTGGGCACTGGTGTTGGATTATACTATTGGTGGATCAGCCATTGCACGTGGCATATCTCCAAATCTG GCATCTTTTTTTGGAGGGTTAGACAAGCTTCCTGTGTTCTTAGCTCGACAAACCATACCGGGACTCGGTATTGTGGTTGATCCATGTGCAGCACTGTTGATTATGATTGTTACAATACTACTATGCTTTGGGATAAAGGAG AGCTCATTAGTACAAGCAATTGTAACGTCAGTGAATGTTTGCACATTGGTTTTCATCATAGTAGTTGGTGGATATACAGCTTTCAAGACTGGTTGGGTTGGATATGATCTTTCTAGTGG GTTTTTTCCTTTTGGATTAAAAGGGATACTCGCCGGAGCTGCTGTAGTATTCTTCTCATACATTGGATTTGATACAGTGACTAGCACAGCTGAAGAG GTTAAAAATCCTCAAAGGGATCTTCCATTGGGCATTGGGATTGCATTACTGATATGCTGCATTTTATACATGCTTTTATCAGTAGTTATCGTTGGGTTGGTCCCTTACTATACTTTGGATCCTGATACTCCTATCTCCTCTGCATTTGGAGACAGTGGGATGCAGTGGGCAGC GTACATCTTAACTACTGGAGCAATAACTGCTCTATGCGCTAGTTTGTTGGGTTCACTTTTGGCTCAG CCGCGGATCTTCATGGCAATGGCTAGGGACGGATTGTTGCCAGCTTTCTTTGCAGAAATTGACCCACGAACTCAAGTGCCGGTGAAAAACACAATAGTAATTGGCGTGCTGGCCGCTTCACTGGCTTTTTTCATGGATGTTTCACAGTTGTCCGAGATG GTTAGTGTAGGTACGCTGATGGCTTTCACTTCTGTAGCAGTTTGTGTGCTAGTTCTCAGATATGTACCACCATATGGTGTTCCATTACCATCCTCCTCTCAAACTTGGACTGATGCCGATGAAAGTAGGCTGCAAACTGAACGTTTTCTTGTGGATGCTACAGAATCATCTGATTCTCCTCTACTTGGCGTTAAAACAGCTCGAG ATGAAAAGTACTttggaaagagaagaaaaattgCTGCCTGGAGTATAGTTCTTGTGTGCATAGGTGTCTTAGGCCTTTCTTCAGCAGCTTCTGCTGAGCGTCTTCCAAG TTTTCCTCGGTTCACTATGTGTGGTGTCAGTGCGGCCATCTTACTTGGCAGTTTGATTACTCTTTGTTGCATCGATGAGGATGATGAAAGGCACAACTTTGGACACCAAGGAG GGTTCCTCTGCCCATTTGTTCCATACCTTCCTGTTCTCTGCATTTTAATCAACACCTACTTGATCATCAACATTGG AGTTGGGACATGGATCAGGGTCTTGATATGGCTGCTTGTTGGAAGCATGATCTATCTCTTCTATGGCCGGTCTCACAGCTTACTGAACAATGCAGACTATGTTCCAACGACTTGTACAGAGAAAACAACAGATCATCATCCTTGA
- the LOC106418130 gene encoding polyribonucleotide nucleotidyltransferase 1, chloroplastic, giving the protein MLTSPSNALHSTPHFFPIRRSKLCRSRNFHSGGGKLCSLSLLPASRFSVRALVRPDVVSEDGGGDSGALSFPNHISVKIPFGNREILVETGLMGRQASSSVTVTDGETIVCTSVCVADVPSEPSDFLPLYVHYQERFSAVGRTSGGFFKREGKTKDHEVLICRLIDRPLRPTMPKGFYNETQILSWVLSYDGLHAPDALAVTSAGIAVALSEVPNAKAIAGVRVGLIGGEFIVNPTVKEMEESQLDLFLAGTDTAILTIEGYSNFLPEEMLLQAVKIGQDAVQATCTAIEALAKRYGKDKMVDAIRLPPPDLYKHVKELAGEELSKALQIKGKIPRRKAISSLEEKVLTVMTEKGYVVDEVAFGTTEAQPELLEDEDEDEEVVPEGEVDQGDVHIRPIPRKPIPLLFSEVDVKLVFKEVSSKLLRRRIVEGGKRSDGRTPDGIRPIDSRCGLLPRAHGSSLFTRGETQALAVVTLGDKQMAQRIDNLEGSDEYKRFYLQYTFPPSSVGEVGRIGAPSRREIGHGTLAERALETILPSDDDFPYTIRVESTILESNGSSSMASVCGGCLALQDAGVPVKCAVAGIAMGMVWDTEEFGGDGSPLILSDITGAEDASGDMDFKVAGNEDGVTAFQMDIKVGGITLEIMEKALIQAKAGRRHILAKMAKCSPPPTLSLSKYAPLIHIMKVHPSKVYSLIGSGGKKVKSIIEESGVEAIDMQDDGIVKIMANNVASLERAKAIISGLTMVPAVGDIYRNCEIKSMAPYGAFVEIAPGREGLCHVSELSAEWLAKPEDAYKIGDRIDVKLIEVNEKGQLRLSVRALLPESESGKDSQKPPTTGDSTKDKGSPRKYVNTSSKDRAATKKIEAA; this is encoded by the exons atgctgaCGAGTCCAAGCAACGCGCTTCACAGTACACCACACTTCTTCCCTATTCGCCGGAGCAAGCTCTGCCGTTCCCGGAATTTCCACTCCGGCGGAGGAAAACTCTGCTCGCTCTCTCTCCTCCCCGCGAGTAGATTCAGCGTGAGAGCTCTAGTTAGACCAGATGTTGTCTCCGAGGACGGTGGTGGTGACTCTGGAGCTCTGTCTTTTCCTAACCACATTTCTGTCAAAATCCCTTTCGGAAACAGAGAG ATTTTAGTTGAGACTGGTCTGATGGGGAGACAAGCAAGCTCTTCAGTTACTGTGACAGATGGAGAAACT ATTGTCTGCACATCAGTTTGTGTAGCTGATGTCCCTAGTGAGCCATCAGATTTTCTTCCCCTTTATGTTCACTATCAGGAACGCTTCTCAGCTGTTGGTCGAACTAG TGGTGGATTCTTTAAGAGAGAAGGGAAAACCAAAGATCATGAG GTTCTGATTTGTAGGTTGATTGATAGACCTCTACGTCCCACTATGCCCAAAGGTTTCTACAACGAAACTCAGATACTATCCTGG GTTCTGAGCTACGATGGGTTACACGCACCTGATGCTTTGGCTGTTACATCTGCTGGAATAGCTGT AGCTCTTTCTGAAGTACCAAACGCAAAGGCAATTGCAGGAGTTAGAGTTGGTCTTATTGGGGGCGAGTTTATCGTCAATCCAAccgtgaaggagatggaagaATCACAGCTAGATTTGTTTCTAGCTGGAACAGATACTGCAATTTTAACTATAGAG GGATATAGTAATTTTCTTCCTGAGGAAATGCTGCTCCAAGCTGTTAAAATTGGACAG GATGCAGTACAAGCTACATGCACTGCTATTGAAGCTTTGGCAAAGAGATATGGAAAAGACAAAATGGTTGACGCTATAAGATTACCACCTCCTGACCTATACAAGCATGTGAAA GAACTTGCTGGTGAGGAACTGAGCAAAGCGCTACAGATTAAGGGGAAAATACCAAGAAGGAAAGCAATATCATCCCTAGAAGAAAAGGTCTTGACAGTAATGACTGAGAAGGGATACGTCGTTGATGAGGTAGCATTTGGAACCACAGAAGCACAACCGGAGTTATTGGAGGATGAAGACGAGGATGAGGAAGTTGTTCCTGAAGGTGAGGTGGACCAAGGTGATGTTCACATAAGGCCCATCCCTAGGAAACCTATTCCTTTG CTATTTTCAGAAGTAGATGTGAAGCTGGTCTTCAAAGAAGTATCCTCAAAGCTCCTGCGTAGGCGAATTGTTGAG GGAGGTAAAAGAAGTGATGGTCGAACTCCGGATGGGATTCGGCCAATTGACTCTAGATGTGGCCTGCTTCCAAGGGCACATGGCAGCTCTCTTTTCACACGTGGTGAAACACAG GCACTGGCAGTTGTTACTCTTGGTGATAAACAAATGGCGCAAAGAATTGACAACCTTGAGGGTTCTGATGAATACAAGAGGTTTTATCTTCAG TACACTTTTCCTCCATCGTCTGTTGGTGAAGTTGGACGAATTGGAGCACCCAGTAGAAGAGAAATAGGTCATGGGACACTAGCAGAGCGAGCATTGGAGACTATATTACCAAGTGATGATGATTTTCCTTACACAATCCGTGTTGAGAGTACAATACTTGAAAGCAATGGTTCTTCAAG CATGGCATCTGTTTGTGGCGGCTGCTTGGCTTTGCAAGATGCTGGAGTTCCAGTCAAATGCGCTGTTGCTGGCATAGCAATGGGAATGGTTTGGGATACAGAAGAGTTTGGTGGTGATGGATCTCCTCTTATCCTTTCTGACATCACTGGAGCTGAAGACGCATCCGGTGATATGGACTTTAAG GTTGCTGGGAACGAAGATGGTGTTACTGCGTTTCAAATGGACATAAAG GTAGGAGGAATCACTTTAGAGATAATGGAAAAGGCTCTGATACAGGCTAAAGCTGGGCGTCGCCATATTCTCG CTAAAATGGCAAAGTGCTCACCGCCTCCTACGTTGAGTCTCTCAAAATACGCCCCGTTGATACATATTATGAAG GTCCATCCAAGCAAAGTATACTCCCTTATTGGTTCTGGTGGGAAGAAAGTAAAGAGTATCATTGAAGAGTCTGGAGTTGAAGCCATTGATATGCAAGATGATGGAATT GTGAAAATTATGGCAAACAATGTGGCGAGTCTGGAGAGAGCGAAAGCCATTATCAGTGGGTTGACAATGGTTCCAGCTGTTGGTGATATCTACAG GAATTGTGAAATCAAATCAATGGCTCCTTATGGTGCCTTTGTAGAGATTGCTCCTGGGAGAGAAGGACTTTGCCATGTCAGTGAGCTGAGTGCTGAATGGCTTGCGAAACCAGAGGAT GCCTATAAAATAGGAGACCGCATTGATGTCAAACTCATAGAG GTGAACGAAAAAGGTCAGCTTCGGCTTAGTGTACGTGCTTTACTTCCCGAATCTGAGTCAGGCAAAGACAGTCAGAAACCACCTACGACGGGTGATTCTACCAAGGACAAGGGTTCACCAAGGAAATATGTAAATACTTCATCAAAGGACCGTGCAGCAACGAAGAAGATAGAGGCAGCTTAG
- the LOC111212673 gene encoding protein PNS1, with amino-acid sequence MATPARNNHASSVQIQEPRTRSPPPPSPIAFKEQQGRPPPTTQQTITGKLFRNLFKGLLFSQLTLTSLLVIVLTIRGLILASSHHFHPKKWYPPLLASVAVSGVASLTWQCIFIYNPSRALRATFWLSPILTCSVGILLVLIGSAVDAGVGAVFVLFAITQSLYGCWITPRLEYTDKILSLSTAFPPPRTREVVTLSIVISVVYSGFLVTGIGGATSTRTNLDLLFISVILIGLAWTMQVLKNAQQVAISRARYVNFAHGEDMDAWSALHVTVKHLIGSICIGSTLVPVIVLIRGSIRSVNLMSGSSDEVMYSGADCFSSLANKVVTCGNRWGFVHVGTYDKGFVEASSDTWLKFRSVNGLEKVIDSDLSSSLCFLSAVSVGSVSSLTAGIWMLLIHKDYALEVTLYAFIIGYFTGMVALAWLQACVSAYYVAYSEDPHSMRFDGTIPQCIHRLQMLRAHRDNRERERQEIDESP; translated from the exons ATGGCAACGCCAGCAAGGAACAACCATGCCTCTAGCGTGCAGATTCAAGAACCAAGAACAagatctcctcctcctccttctccaaTCGCCTTCAAG GAACAACAAGGTAGACCACCTCCCACCACACAACAAACAATAACCGGAAAACTCTTCAGAAACCTCTTCAAGGGTCTTCTCTTCTCACAACTAACCTTAACCTCACTCTTAGTAATTGTCCTCACCATTCGCGGTCTCATCTTAGCAAGTTCACACCATTTCCACCCCAAGAAATGGTATCCTCCTTTGCTAGCGTCCGTAGCCGTCTCTGGAGTTGCATCTTTAACCTGGCAATGCATCTTTATCTACAACCCATCAAGAGCACTCAGAGCAACGTTCTGGCTTAGCCCTATACTCACTTGCTCGGTTGGCATCTTGCTTGTTCTCATTGGCTCAGCTGTAGATGCTGGGGTCGGTGCTGTCTTTGTGCTTTTCGCCATCACTCAGTCTTTATACGGTTGCTGGATCACTCCGAGGCTTGAGTACACGGACAAGATACTATCACTCTCCACAGCTTTTCCACCTCCAAGAACCAGAGAAGTAGTCACTTTATCAATAGTCATTAGCGTGGTTTACTCTGGCTTCTTGGTGACTGGCATAGGAGGTGCAACTTCCACTAGAACAAATCTAGACCTCTTGTTCATATCCGTAATCTTGATAGGGTTAGCATGGACCATGCAAGTTCTCAAGAACGCACAACAAGTTGCTATTTCGCGTGCGAGATACGTTAACTTTGCGCACGGAGAAGATATGGATGCATGGAGTGCGTTACATGTCACTGTGAAGCACTTGATAGGGAGTATATGCATTGGCTCCACGCTTGTTCCAGTCATTGTACTCATCAGAGGATCGATCAGAAGCGTTAATCTGATGTCAGGGAGCAGCGATGAGGTCATGTATTCAGGTGCTGACTGCTTCTCCAGCCTCGCCAACAAGGTGGTTACGTGTGGAAACAGATGGGGCTTTGTGCATGTGGGAACGTATGACAAAGGGTTCGTGGAGGCTTCGAGTGATACGTGGTTGAAGTTCAGAAGTGTAAACGGGTTAGAGAAAGTGATTGATTCGGATCTCAGTAGCTCCTTGTGCTTCCTCAGTGCGGTTTCTGTTGGATCAGTGTCTTCGTTGACTGCAGGAATATGGATGTTGTTAATCCACAAGGACTATGCTCTTGAAGTGACACTCTATGCTTTCATAATTGGATATTTTACG GGCATGGTAGCTTTGGCGTGGCTACAAGCGTGTGTCTCGGCTTACTATGTAGCTTACTCTGAAGATCCTCATAGCATGCGGTTTGATGGTACGATTCCACAGTGTATTCATCGTCTTCAGATGTTAAGGGCTCACCGAGATAACAGGGAGAGGGAGAGACAAGAGATTGATGAGTCTCCATGA